A stretch of the Aphis gossypii isolate Hap1 chromosome 2, ASM2018417v2, whole genome shotgun sequence genome encodes the following:
- the LOC114126993 gene encoding uncharacterized protein LOC114126993, with protein MAISILESDRIDRYEFEIFIGEINITGFKSKVSENCNENDKSGLKQEELSKEFSKQKYTIKTVLDNIIEYNIPNYDKVNEDLDDHYLTYYDDLKSNESFTNIVKQLAERYIVNVKPNSDAQHICFDITYKESDTAVISMKPTSINKGVICIFACVPRTLVTILQKNPVELIICEDLKDGRVKIGTVSIMLSGSMGFTSAINYHFYEKGYDIHTHTVENVHQVKNIDGSETIGDMFVRLKLTCHGPETMQVNQIVLKSNQPELQPIFNDNDSFDFYFDKYIIPSPPKMMYSSVKKCEDKILNPEIKELLECQRIQETKEDKPCICPCKGLLENVQTILSSDLKQYASMCKSNVAVNEVCSIKTCGPVTSAKIQNNDCTERKCR; from the exons atggctATAAGTATATTAGAGAGTGATCGAATAGACCGTTacgaatttgaaatttttattggtgaaattaatattactggATTCAAATCCAAAGTATCAGAAAACTGcaatgaaaatgataaatccggattaaaa CAAGAAGAATTATCTAAAGAATTTTCTAAACAAAAGTATACCATTAAAACAGTTctggataatataatagaatataatatacctaactatgATAAAGTTAATGAAGATCTTGATGACCATTACTTAACATATTACgatgatttaaaatcaaatgagtcgtttacaaatattgttaaacaacTTGCCGAACGGTATATTGTTAATGTTAAACCCAACAGTGACGCACAACATATTTGTTTCGACATCACGTACAAAGAAAGCGATACGGCGGTTATTTCTATGAAGCCCACTTCTATAaataaag gggTGATATGTATTTTTGCCTGTGTACCTAGAACATTGgtaacaattttacaaaa GAACCCTGTGGAGCTAATAATCTGTGAAGACCTAAAAGATGGTCGAGTAAAAATAGGCACAGTATCTATCATGCTCAGCGGTTCAATGGGGTTTACTAGTgcgataaattatcatttttatgaaaaaggatacgatatacatacacatactGTTGAAAACGTACACcaagtgaaaaatattgatggtAGTGAGACTATAGGAGATATGTTTGTGCGTTTGAAGCTAACGTGTCACGGACCCGAAACAATGCAAGTCaatcaaattgtattaaaatcaaaccAACCGGAGCTACAACCTATATTCAATGATAACGATTCGTTtgacttttattttgataaatacatCATCCCATCTCCACCAAAAATGATGTATAGTAGTGTAAAGAAATGTGAAGACAAAATACTTAACCCTGAAATAAAAGAGCTTCTCGAATGCCAAag AATTCAAGAAACAAAAGAAGATAAACCATGTATTTGTCCTTGTAAAGgattattagaaaatgtacAAACAATCTTGTCTTctgatttaaaacaatacgCCTCGATGTGTAAGTCAAACGTAGCAGTAAACGAAGTCTGCAGTATTAAAACTTGTGGCCCAGTGACTTCagctaaaatacaaaacaatgatTGTACGGAAAGGAaatgtagataa